In Buchananella sp. 14KM1171, the genomic stretch GTAGCACCTCGGAGGAGGTGACCACGGTGGGGGCGCTGCTCCACGCGGTCAGGGAGCGCAGCGCGGCCTCCGCAGAACGCACGGAGCGGCCCGCGTTGGCGACGTCCTCCACGCGGGGGCCGATCGCGCACCGGCCCGGCATCTGCTCGCACAGGCTGCGCGCCGCCTCCAACGGGTCGGGGGCGCCCAGCAGCACCAGGATGTGGGAGCCGTACAGGCCGACCAGGGTGTTGGGGGCCAGCTTGGCGGCGGCCCGCCGGATGTCCACCAGCGCGCGCTCCGCCACGGCACCCTCGCCCACGATGGCGCACACCGGTAGCTCGGCCCTCCACCCCAGCGCGGCCACGCGCGAGTGCAGGGAGGAGTCGTGCTCGCCGCGCACTAGCGAGTCCACCACCAGCGTCTCCAGGCGGGCATCCCAGGCTCCGCGCTGCTCGGCGGCGCGCGCGTAGGCCTCGGCCGCGCTGAAGGCCACGTCTCGGGCGTAGATCAGCACCGCGTCGTGCACCATCGAACGCGCGTTGTCAGGCACCAGCTTCACCGACTCCGTGGCGGCCACGTCCACCACGATCCGGATCAGCGCCAGGGTGTGCTGCAACGGGATGGAGCGGGTCAGTTCGCGCGGGGCGGCGTTGAAGATCTCGGTGGCGTCGCTGGTGGTGCTCTGCTCCTCGAACCACTTGGTGAATGAGTTGATGCCGGTGCGGGCCACCACCGCGATCCAGGACCTATCCTGCGCGTCCAGCTCGTTGTACCAGGGCAGTTCCGTCTCGATCTTCTTCAGGGCTACGCCCGCAAGGGCATCCGCAGAGGAACGC encodes the following:
- a CDS encoding PucR family transcriptional regulator; the encoded protein is MTEPDASTRTQALHRLRSSADALAGVALKKIETELPWYNELDAQDRSWIAVVARTGINSFTKWFEEQSTTSDATEIFNAAPRELTRSIPLQHTLALIRIVVDVAATESVKLVPDNARSMVHDAVLIYARDVAFSAAEAYARAAEQRGAWDARLETLVVDSLVRGEHDSSLHSRVAALGWRAELPVCAIVGEGAVAERALVDIRRAAAKLAPNTLVGLYGSHILVLLGAPDPLEAARSLCEQMPGRCAIGPRVEDVANAGRSVRSAEAALRSLTAWSSAPTVVTSSEVLPERVLSGDLQARAELVETIYNPLLEAGQPLVETVQEFLSQGRSLEGAARSLYVHPNTVRYRLRRVAQLIGWDPTDPRDGFVLQIALAVGRLDTH